GCTCCGAGGCCGAGAAGGCGACGGCTGAGCTCGTCATGGCGATCGAGACGATGCGCGGTCACGGCCTCGCGGCCGAAGCCAAGCGGCGCGAGCCGAAGCTTCCGCGCGCCGCCGCGTTGGTCGAGGCCCTGCGGAAGGCCTGATCAGGCCGTGACGCGCAGCGCGGCGAGCCGTTCCAGCGCCTTGTCCAGCGTCGCGTCGTGCTTGGCGAAGCAGAAGCGCACGACATTGCGCACTGGGCCCTCGGCATAGAAGGCACTGACGGGAATCGCCGCAACGCCGTGTTCGCTCACCAGCCGCTGACAGAAGGCGACGTCGTCGCTCTCGCCGAGCGGACCGATGTCGACATTGAGGAAATAGGTACCGGCGCTGGGCAACACGCTGAAGCCGAGGTCACGCAGGCCGCCGGCGAACCGGTCTCGCGAACGCTGGAAATCGGCGCGCATCCCCTCGAAATAGGCATCGTCCTTGCCGAGGCCATAAGCGACGGCCGCCTGCAGGTTCGGCGGTGTCGTGAAGGTGATGTACTGGTGCGCCTTGGCCAGTACGCGCATCAGCTCCGGCGCCGCCATCACCATCCCGACCTTCCAGCCGGTCAGCGAGAAGATCTTGCCGGCCGACGAGATCTTGACCGTACGCTCGCGCATGCCCGGCCGGCTCATCAGTGGCGCGTGGCGGTGACCGTCGAAGACGACATGTTCCCAGACATCGTCGCAGATCGCGACCGCATCGTGCCGGACGCAGAACGATGCCAGCAGATCGAGATCGGCTTCGCTGAAATTGGTTGCCGTCGGGTTGAGCGGGTTGTTGAACAGCACCACCCTGGTCTTCGGCGAGAACGCCTGCGCCAGTGCCTCCTCGCTGAGTCCGAACTCGGGCGGCGTCAATGTGACGAACCTGGGAATGCCTCCAGCCCGGCGCACCAGTGGGAGATAGGCGTCGTACATCGGCTCGAACAGCACGACCTCATCGCCGGGCGAGACGAGTGCCATCAGCGCGCCGGCGATCGCCTCGGTCGCGCCGGAGGTCACCATCACCTCGGTTTCCGGATCGAGCGCGAGGCCCTGCCAATGGCGAAAGTGCGTGGCGGTCGCTTGGCGCAGCTCGGGCAGGCCCATCATCGGCGGATACTGGTTCCAGCCGTCGAGCACGGCCTCGGCCGCCTTGCGACGCACATCCTCCGGGCCGGGATCGTCGGGAAAGCCCTGGCCGAGATTGACGGCCTGGTGCTCGCGCGCGAGCCGCGACATTGTTTCGAAGATCGTCGTCGGAAGGGCGGAGAA
This sequence is a window from Bosea vestrisii. Protein-coding genes within it:
- a CDS encoding aminotransferase, whose product is MNPIFSALPTTIFETMSRLAREHQAVNLGQGFPDDPGPEDVRRKAAEAVLDGWNQYPPMMGLPELRQATATHFRHWQGLALDPETEVMVTSGATEAIAGALMALVSPGDEVVLFEPMYDAYLPLVRRAGGIPRFVTLTPPEFGLSEEALAQAFSPKTRVVLFNNPLNPTATNFSEADLDLLASFCVRHDAVAICDDVWEHVVFDGHRHAPLMSRPGMRERTVKISSAGKIFSLTGWKVGMVMAAPELMRVLAKAHQYITFTTPPNLQAAVAYGLGKDDAYFEGMRADFQRSRDRFAGGLRDLGFSVLPSAGTYFLNVDIGPLGESDDVAFCQRLVSEHGVAAIPVSAFYAEGPVRNVVRFCFAKHDATLDKALERLAALRVTA